The Malus domestica chromosome 08, GDT2T_hap1 genomic interval GAAAAACATCCAATCAGCAGTTTTAGCAGGTACACAATTACAAACATAGCAATAACCTTGAGCACATATTACAAAACATTTGTTCTTCATTCAAATACATCATATTTGACAATCTCTATTGCACACCTTCCATTTCTTTCTCATAGAAGCCATGAGGTATCCGACCAATGTATAAAACTGTAGCAACATCCTCCGTAGGCTTTTCTTGGGGGAGTTTCCGTGCTGGACCGCCTTCTAATGGCTTAACGCATAAATTCACCACCAAAACAATAAATAACACAACCAAAAGtgaaagggaaataaataaataggatTAAATTAAGCATTACCAAGAAATCAGCAGCGGTAGAAGCAGTAACAATTGCAGTAGCAGGAGGAGCAGCAGCTTCTTTATTTTTGTGAGAAGAAGCTGTTAACTGAGCAGAGGCTTTGCTCAATTGCTTTTTCATCGCCTTTTTCGCCTTGGCCCCCATCTCGCTGCTGCGAATAATGCAATAATCGGATACTAATCTCAAAcgaaatgaaattgaaaattttaatttggacaaaattCATATACCAACTACAAGAAATTGACAACATTTACATGAGTGCTGCAAGCACGAAAAAACTCCCAAACAAACTCACGTAATCAAaatccaatgaatctaaacGAGCTCCAATTTCTTTTTATCTCGAATTTCCCACCGATTTTCTCAGCAAACAAACAGAAATTTAGGATTCATGAGAGAGCAAGCAAACGTCATAACTTGAAGGAATCCGAGATTACTATTCCGTGATAAAAATTAAAGCACAAAACGTAACAAAAATCACCGCTAATTACagaacatatatatgtatacgtatatgtacatatatatatatagagagagagagtagggtGTACCTTCACCTGGAGAAAATAGAGCTAGGGTTTTTCTGTGTAAAGAAGAAGACTGGGAGTCTGAAAGTGGAGGAGGAGGGGAAGGAAAGAGGCGGGTTTTAGGTTAAggtttttctgttttatttttttggtcgaCTTCGCTTTCTCAAAGGCCTTGGGCTTGGTCTTGGGCTTGGGTTTCGGCTCGGGCTTTAGGTCATGTTTAAGCAAAGCTGGAAAAATCACAccaaaagaggaagaagagcagGCATATGGTAACTCAGATGGTTAAGGACATTGATTTTTTGCATCCGAGATTTCGAGTTTGAATCCTTCTCCCAGTTGTTTAATGAACATTTTCGGTTGTGAGCAAGTTCTCATTGGTGACTACTTTTTTACTTTTAAATAAACGAAATATGTATAGATACGTGACGATGTCTTGTTGAAAAATATCAATTAAACTGGTTTGTGAACGTGAAAATACATTTTTACccttttattttaacaaacattTTGACAAAAATGACATTTTCAATTTGTGCTATATTACTAACCTCTTTGCCACGAGGGTTTAAATATCACAGGAGTTATCTTTCAACAAGTCTCTTGTGGAGCAATTAACTAGTTTGAGCTCTACCGCCGCCATGTATTTGCTCCTTAATTATCAAGCCTGAACTAGTCGTAATTTTACTCATAGAATTGAGATTTATGTCATGCATACGGCATTTTGTTATGGTTTTACATTTTCTTTGTGGTGTTATGCATGTGAATAAGTGACAAGCGTGACGAGTACACAAAGAAGAGAATGAATGCGATAAATTAATGATGAGTTCGAGCTCTACCGTCATCATTCCCATTCCATATTGTGATTCAAAATGTCTTAATTTTGAACCTTGGTGACATTTTTTCTCTATGGGCAGTAGTAcacttttcttttagttttgacCCTCATGTCACGAATGTTTACGAGGAGAGGAGGTCTCGAGTACTTTTCGTGTAACTGTCCAGCTCTCAAACGATTGGCAATATATGATATTCCAGATTTGCGTATACTGAGAGTTGTTGGTCTGTCAATTCCATTGAAGTACTTGGTGATAAAAGATTGTGACAATATCGAAAGCATTGTGATACGTGATGCAAATCTTGTTTCATTCACTTATTCTGGACATAAGATGAACTTGATTATTAGAAATGTACCGCTGCTCGCGGAAGTATCCATTGTGCAGGGGTACACTAAATGTGATTTTCTCGATGTTGCCTTCACCCAACTTGAATCTTGTTCTCAGTTACACATTCTCAAGCTGCTCAAGTATATTCCCTACAACAAGTATCGCGTTTTTTCCTATCTTCTCAAGTCTCAAGCAACTGGAAATTTGTGTTACAGATAAAGATTAGTGGCGTCTTCATCAATTAACGTCCTTCATTGAGGCATCTCCTTGCTTGCACAAACTTGTGTTGTTCTTGGAACACTCATCTTTTGCtgttgaaagaaaaatattcaAGAGAGCCGAGTGCTCCCATCGTTGCCTCAAGGTTGTGGAAATGCTAAGGTACTATGGTCGCAGAGGTGATGCTCGACTTGTCAAGTACTTGACAAAGGCTGCTGTCAACTTGGAGGAAATTGGTGTTAGTCCTATCGAGAGCTTTTATTACCTTGACACAGACGAGAAACGGGAAGAATTGGAAAGTGATCGTGCAAGGAAGGATCGTGCTACGAAAGAGCTGAAACAAGTAGTGCCATCAACTGTAAAGGTGGTAAGCTTGAAGGAAGCAAGAGCTGCAGTGCTGGTATTATAAAGAATTTGTGTtgggatttgaatttttaagtTGTCTGGCCGTGGAGGCGAGCAAAAGACAGGTTTCCGTGGCCGGAACAAATGCGCCACAAGCCTCTTGTGGAGCAATTAACCAGTGCAAATGTACCTCTTAAAAGACTACAAATTTTGAAACATATGAACATTTCACAGGCATTGCTCTGAGAATTTCGACTGAAAGGAGAAAATAAGCCGTCTTTTTAATTTCAAAGTTGACAAGATGAGGACTTTTAATTCGAGTAAGCGAAAGCGCTTATCCTAATTTCACATTCTCTGGTATCGCTTGTACTAGAAACAATATATGACTTGTAACGAAAATACGtaccatatatataaaatttgctCCACTTATGGGATTAAACATGAAGAACATACAATTACATCTCGTTTAGCCAGGATTTTCTAAGTGATGAGAGTTGACAATTGGTAACTTCATAAAACGTAAACGCTACTCGTGAGCCCCGAAAAAGGGCAACGCATAGCCGTTTCTCATAGAATGGCATCACTTTCATACAGCTCCCATTTGAATAGCAATGCTACAATGTTTAACCTCCTGTCACGAACTGTTTCTGAGGAAGAGGAAGGGCTCTCCAGCCAATATCACGGCGGTAGAACCCTCCTGGccaattaatttcttcaacGCCTTGATATGCCCGGTCGCGTGCCTCTTTGAGATCTATTCCCTTGGCAGTCACCCCAAGGACACGCCCTCCAGCAGCAATGAAATTGCCATCTGAATCCAGTGCAGTTCCCGCATGAAATACCTTAACAGATGGGGCAACAGCTTCTGCTTCATCAAGGTTCTGGATCACACTTCCCTTCTCATATGATCCTGGGTACCCCTTACTTGCCATTACCACCACCATGGCTGACCCAGCCGACCAGTTCAACGACACTTCGCTTAGCTGTCCTCTACAAGCTGCAAGTAGAACTTGTGCCAGATCAGACTCCAAGCGAACCATTAAAACCTGTTTATAATTAAAGCCAAACAAGCACCCAGAAATGTTAACATTTTATTCAACACCAACATGATCTAAACAAGACACGACAAATCTCAATTTCCCTGCCTCAAATCAACTACTATACAAGATGCTGACCGACCTTTAAGCACAACATTAAGCTATGACATGAAAACCACAAAAAGTAACGGCCACACTCAAGATGTCGAACAGAATTTATTCTAAGGTATGAGAACAGTGCAAAGAAATGCATGAAAAGGTAACCATATGGTGCACATAACCCACATAATTCATGCCAAGTAGCACTGGTATAGCATAAAGATTAAGGGGAAAAAACAGCGGCTGAACAAGCAATTGAGGTATATAACCCAAACCAGTAACAGTACACTGAACGTGGACATAAACAGGAAGaaaaaataagaacaaaaaatccATCAAAACTTCAAATACCGCATCCAAACGAAATTGGCCTTTTGCAATCATAGTTTCCTGTCTCACTAAACTCATTTCAGTTAGTTCcatctttttccttttatatTAATAATACATACTCCCATTCCCACACCAGCCTAACATTTATACTAAGATCAATTCAAATTTTCATCAAACTCATTCCACAACCCATTCcttcaataaaaagaaaagtaatCGGAAAAGAACTGGAGACAGACATAGATGACCTTTCAATTACTGAACCTAAATTGTTGGCTATAAAATTAGCAACAAATTCTTGATAAAGACTTCACAAATGGTAAGAGGAACACGAGGTGCATTAAACAACGATTGTGTGAGAGTTCAAGTAAATCCTAATCCTCCACATTTAAAATCAAcgaataaaatatatatatatatatatatatattagtggTCTGTTTACTGACCTGACACTCTGGATCGCCAAAACGCACATTGTACTCTATCAGTTTAGGTAAGCCAGACTTCTTTTCGATCATGAGTCCAGCATATAAAACCCCAACAAACTTACAGCCCTCGGCTGACATGCCTTTCACTGTGGGGTAAATGATGGATTTCATGACTAAATCTTCAAGTTCTTTAGTTAGGATGGGAGCAGGTGAGTATGCACCCATTCCACCAGTATTTGGCCCCGTATCGCCATCCCCAACGCGTTTATGGTCCTGAGCAGATTCCAGAGGTATAGCATTCTCTCCATCCACCAGCGCAAAGAAAGATGCTTCTTCACCTTCCAGATATTCCTCAACAATGACACGACAACCTGCAGACCCAAAAGAACCTTTTACTAGCATTGCGTCAACCGCATCAAAAGCCTCGTTCAAAGTCATAGCGACAATAACTCCTTTTCCAGCAGCCAATCCATCTGCTTTAACAACAATAGGAACCCCTTGCTCTTGTATATATTGCTTTGCAGCAGACGGGTCTGTAAACGTTTGATACTGCATCAATTAATCAATGCATTAGTTAACTCTTGTTTGTATGAAAGAAAAGGCAAATTCATTTTAACACGGCATTCGTTTTTCCCTATCGTTTTCTTGTTCTAATTACAATAATCAAGCAATATTTGAATTAACAACGCTCTTTCGTAACATAATATCAAACGTAATGAACAAACCTTAGCAGTAGGTATTCTGTACTTGTCGCACAAACTCTTC includes:
- the LOC139198173 gene encoding uncharacterized protein, whose amino-acid sequence is MFTRRGGLEYFSCNCPALKRLAIYDIPDLRILRVVGLSIPLKYLVIKDCDNIESIVIRDANLVSFTYSGHKMNLIIRNVPLLAEVSIVQGYTKCDFLDVAFTQLESCSQLHILKLLKKIFKRAECSHRCLKVVEMLRYYGRRGDARLVKYLTKAAVNLEEIGVSPIESFYYLDTDEKREELESDRARKDRATKELKQVVPSTVKVVSLKEARAAVLVL
- the LOC103421402 gene encoding phosphoribosylamine--glycine ligase-like is translated as MGCATLDLAGAVSLKLNNDTHFLRCSPKPFLSFVELIRSRRHLKGPPSNLLSCRADKSRPSFSLRAQSTTTVAPEEDRVVVLVIGGGGREHALCYALKRSPSCDAVFCAPGNPGISSSGDATCISDIDISDSSAVISFCQKWRVGLVVVGPEAPLVAGLVNDLLKAGIHAFGPSSEAAALEGSKNFMKSLCDKYRIPTAKYQTFTDPSAAKQYIQEQGVPIVVKADGLAAGKGVIVAMTLNEAFDAVDAMLVKGSFGSAGCRVIVEEYLEGEEASFFALVDGENAIPLESAQDHKRVGDGDTGPNTGGMGAYSPAPILTKELEDLVMKSIIYPTVKGMSAEGCKFVGVLYAGLMIEKKSGLPKLIEYNVRFGDPECQVLMVRLESDLAQVLLAACRGQLSEVSLNWSAGSAMVVVMASKGYPGSYEKGSVIQNLDEAEAVAPSVKVFHAGTALDSDGNFIAAGGRVLGVTAKGIDLKEARDRAYQGVEEINWPGGFYRRDIGWRALPLPQKQFVTGG